The following coding sequences lie in one Enterococcus sp. 9E7_DIV0242 genomic window:
- a CDS encoding SIS domain-containing protein, producing the protein MTKPTMLSYIMEEQSTLTDIIGKYPENIDQALVGLAIDAENWLVLGTGSSINAAHSAKYYIEKVADIKLSIEEPYNFTHYEKIDPALQVVLGISQSGQSTSTIEAINKITAHHPVHTMAVTSIPDSEITKKTTTTLDILSGRERVGYVTLGFSATVLALMLLGLRTGVKKGLISTEKEQSELAEFLAITARFNETITKTTTFFEKHRQDFKDAPRFTSIAYGPAVGTAMEMETKFSETIRVPSQGVELEAFMHGPYLEINPEHRLFFLDTPAKPEIIEKAGLLKAYEQRHTEHVFTISLRMEESDDDSVLALGDYEDELKAPYLAILPFQVFCWYISREKGIDITQRIFTDFSQAVKSKTTVQDYV; encoded by the coding sequence ATGACAAAACCAACGATGCTTTCCTACATCATGGAAGAACAAAGTACATTAACTGATATCATTGGTAAATATCCTGAAAATATCGATCAAGCACTGGTAGGTCTTGCCATCGATGCAGAGAATTGGCTGGTCCTTGGCACAGGGTCAAGTATCAACGCCGCGCACAGTGCTAAATACTATATCGAAAAAGTAGCAGATATCAAGTTATCGATCGAAGAGCCTTACAATTTTACACACTATGAAAAAATCGATCCGGCACTTCAAGTCGTGTTAGGGATTTCCCAAAGTGGGCAAAGTACCTCAACAATCGAAGCCATTAACAAAATTACCGCTCATCATCCTGTGCACACGATGGCAGTCACAAGTATTCCGGATAGTGAGATCACCAAGAAAACGACGACGACACTGGATATTCTTTCCGGTCGTGAACGGGTTGGCTATGTCACACTCGGTTTCTCTGCAACGGTTCTTGCACTCATGCTTTTAGGCCTTAGAACCGGTGTCAAAAAGGGCTTGATTTCTACAGAAAAAGAACAATCTGAGTTAGCAGAATTTTTGGCAATAACTGCCCGTTTTAACGAAACAATCACAAAAACAACGACCTTCTTTGAAAAACATCGACAAGATTTTAAAGATGCACCTCGCTTTACTTCTATTGCCTATGGTCCAGCTGTCGGAACAGCCATGGAAATGGAGACGAAGTTTTCAGAAACGATTCGCGTCCCTTCCCAAGGAGTGGAACTCGAAGCCTTTATGCATGGACCGTATCTTGAAATCAATCCAGAGCACCGCTTATTCTTTCTTGATACACCGGCAAAGCCGGAAATCATTGAAAAAGCTGGTTTGCTAAAAGCATATGAACAGCGCCATACAGAACATGTCTTTACTATTTCTCTACGAATGGAGGAATCCGATGACGATTCGGTGTTAGCTCTAGGTGACTATGAGGACGAACTCAAAGCGCCATATCTGGCAATCCTTCCCTTCCAAGTCTTTTGCTGGTATATTTCTCGGGAAAAGGGAATTGATATCACTCAACGAATCTTTACTGATTTTTCTCAAGCAGTCAAAAGTAAAACAACCGTTCAAGATTATGTGTGA